The proteins below are encoded in one region of Apium graveolens cultivar Ventura chromosome 4, ASM990537v1, whole genome shotgun sequence:
- the LOC141718302 gene encoding uncharacterized protein LOC141718302, translated as MVSSPSYLSAATRNIGNASGNAPLIIDTNHPYFLHPSDHPGLILITITLTESNYNQWFRSMKITLSAKLKLGFVDGSYTKPVNNDILLLHWTRCNDIVISWILNTVSSEIHHCDVYEYCKGIWDDFAIRFSQTNVPKLFNLIKELSYLSQGNLSISAYFTKFRSLHNELEALSSIPHCDCGKCSCNVNAKLDNFSKSTKLSQFLMGLGEQYTAIRGHLLLMTPVPNLSVAYSLLMQVKNQRELGVNTSIIDFVALFVKNHNNQGGNSGSYSNKSGRPNGNKKAMTENSIIYDFCQMSGHTRDKCFCVHGYPPWHRLHGKPKPRPKIQSKQSHVYNVSSNIEAVTESGFKELSVTNSNAATSTSGLNNQWPSIDSSSHMVGNVIHFDHVLKKTTEIDELQDGLYLLHHPMHSSETLPTVSMPIISNVSLDNSTHIHSSCNNVKTPTISRLWHARLGHPSISSMKFLPATMYNHSSHLASLGIIHQKSYTYTPQQNGVVERKHKNLLNIARALRLQASLPISFWGDYILTAIYLLNRTPIVTLRGLTPYHILFSKAPN; from the exons ATGGTGTCTTCTCCGTCATATCTGAGTGCTGCAACAAGAAATATAGGAAATGCATCAGGAAATGCTCCTCTCATCATTGATACTAATCATCCATACTTCTTACATCCATCTGATCATCCAGGTTTAATCCTAATCACTATCACTTTGACTGAATCAAACTATAATCAATGGTTTAGATCAATGAAAATTACACTTTCCGCAAAGTTAAAATTAGGTTTTGTTGATGGATCTTATACTAAACCTGTTAATAATGATATTCTGCTATTACATTGGACTCGTTGCAATGATATTGTGATATCCTGGATCTTAAACACAGTCTCCTCTGAAATTCATCATTGTGATGTATATGAATATTGCAAAGGTATTTGGGATGATTTTGCTATTAGATTTTCTCAGACAAATGTACCAAAACTGTTCAATTTGATAAAGGAATTATCATATTTGAGTCAGGGAAATTTATCAATATCTGCCTATTTCACCAAGTTTAGATCTCTTCATAATGAATTGGAAGCACTCTCATCTATTCCTCATTGTGATTGTGGTAAGTGTTCTTGTAATGTGAATGCTAAACTGGATAATTTTAGCAAAAGCACAAAGTTATCTCAATTTCTCATGGGACTGGGTGAACAATATACTGCTATAAGAGGTCATCTGTTGTTAATGACTCCAGTTCCAAATCTTAGTGTTGCATACAGCTTGTTAATGCAGGTGAAGAATCAAAGGGAATTGGGAGTTAACACTTCTATTATTGACTTTGTGGCTTTATTTGTTAAGAATCATAATAATCAGGGTGGAAATTCAGGATCTTATTCTAACAAATCAGGAAGGCCAAATGGTAACAAGAAAGCTATGACTGAGAACTCCATAATTTATGATTTCTGTCAGATGTCTGGGCATACTAGAGACAAATGTTTTTGTGTTCATGGTTATCCTCCATGGCATAGACTTCATGGTAAACCAAAGCCAAGGCCTAAGATTCAGTCTAAACAATCTCATGTCTATAATGTCAGCAGCAATATTGAGGCAGTAACTGAA AGCGGTTTCAAGGAATTGTCAGTCACAAATAGCAATGCTGCTACTTCTACTTCAGGCTTGAACAATCAATGGCCTTCCATTGATTCTTCTTCTCACATGGTTGGTAATGTCATTCATTTT GATCATGTCTTGAAGAAGACCACAGAGATTGATGAACTTCAAGATGGACTATACCTGCTTCATCATCCTATGCATAGCTCTGAGACTCTACCTACTGTTTCAATGCCTATTATTTCAAATGTTTCATTAGATAACAGTACTCATATTCATTCTTCATGTAATAATGTTAAAACTCCTACTATTTCTCGATTATGGCATGCTCGTTTAGGTCACCCATCCATTTCTTCAATGAAGTTTTTACCAGCTACAATGTATAATCATTCT TCGCATTTAGCCTCTCTTGGTATTATTCATCAAAAGAGTTATACCTATACTCCACAACAAAACGGTGTTGTGGAGAGAAAACATAAAAATCTTCTCAATATAGCTCGCGCTTTGCGTTTACAAGCTTCTCTTCCTATTTCTTTCTGGGGAGACTACATCTTAACAGCAATATATTTGCTCAACAGAACTCCCATTGTCACTCTTCGTGGCTTGACCCCTTACCATATTTTATTCTCCAAGGCTCCCAACTAA
- the LOC141717699 gene encoding protein NRT1/ PTR FAMILY 2.11-like: MATLNENEKAVTTKEEPNYRGVRAMPFVIGNEAFEKLGTIGTSSNLLVYLTTVFNMKSITATNVINVFNGTCNFGTLFGAFLCDTYFGRYKTLGFASISSFVGMLVLTLTAAVSTLHPPECGKEAGSICSGPTAWQLVFLFSSFVLLIIGASGIRPCNLAFGADQFNPNTESGRKGINSFFNWYYFTFTFAMMVSITIIVYVQSEVNWGIGLGIPTFLMFLSCAFFFIGTRIYVKVKPEGSPLTSVAQVVVAAIKKRKLELPGQPWLSMCTFMPANSINSKLPFTEQFGFLNKAALITKEDELNSDGSAVDSWRLCSMQKVEEVKCIVRVLPIWVAGMIYYIAIVQQHTYGVFQALQSDRRSGIGSFEIPAASYTVFQMLCLTIWIPIYDRLIVPFLRKITKKETGITILQKVGIGLVISVIAMLVSGLVEKERRTIALTKPTLGLARKGAISSFSGYWLVPQLAIVGLSEAFTVVGLVEFFYKQFPENMRSFGGSFFACGTAISSYVSSFLITVVHRITRNSAGENWLSEDLNKGRLDNYYYFIAGLELLNLGYFLVVAKWYRYKETADNNGHEVAMENLKLNKSAV, translated from the exons ATGGCAACATTGAATGAAAATGAGAAAGCTGTTACCACCAAAGAAGAGCCAAATTACAGAGGAGTCAGAGCCATGCCCTTTGTTATAG GAAATGAAGCATTTGAAAAGCTAGGGACAATCGGAACCTCGTCAAATCTGTTAGTTTACCTCACTACTGTCTTCAACATGAAATCTATTACAGCAACTAATGTCATTAATGTTTTCAATGGCACTTGCAACTTTGGTACTCTGTTCGGAGCTTTCTTGTGTGACACTTATTTTGGACGCTATAAAACACTAGGTTTCGCTTCCATTTCGTCTTTCGTG GGAATGCTTGTGCTCACATTAACAGCTGCAGTATCAACACTTCATCCGCCTGAATGTGGTAAAGAAGCTGGTAGCATATGCTCCGGGCCAACAGCATGGCAACTTGTTTTTCTGTTCAGTAGTTTCGTGCTATTAATAATTGGAGCTAGTGGTATAAGGCCTTGTAACTTAGCTTTTGGAGCGGACCAGTTCAATCCTAATACAGAATCTGGAAGAAAAGGAATCAATAGTTTCTTTAATTGGTATTATTTTACCTTCACCTTTGCTATGATGGTATCCATCACAATCATTGTCTACGTGCAATCAGAAGTCAACTGGGGAATAGGCTTAGGAATCCCAACATTTCTTATGTTTTTATCATGTGCATTCTTCTTCATTGGTACGAGAATCTATGTCAAAGTTAAACCTGAAGGTAGTCCTCTTACGAGCGTTGCTCAAGTTGTTGTAGCAGCAATCAAGAAGCGAAAACTGGAATTGCCTGGCCAACCCTGGCTCTCCATGTGTACTTTTATGCCTGCTAATTCGATCAACTCAAAGCTTCCCTTTACAGAACAATTCGG ATTTCTTAACAAAGCAGCACTCATAACAAAAGAAGACGAGCTAAATTCTGATGGATCAGCAGTGGATTCGTGGAGGCTTTGCAGTATGCAGAAGGTGGAGGAAGTTAAATGCATCGTGAGAGTACTTCCCATCTGGGTTGCAGGAATGATCTACTATATTGCTATAGTCCAACAGCATACCTATGGAGTGTTCCAAGCCCTTCAATCTGATAGACGTTCCGGCATTGGAAGTTTTGAAATTCCAGCAGCATCCTACACAGTATTTCAGATGTTATGCCTCACTATCTGGATACCTATCTATGACAGATTGATAGTTCCATTTCTCCGAAAAATAACAAAGAAAGAAACAGGTATTACGATCCTCCAAAAAGTTGGCATTGGCCTGGTTATCTCTGTAATTGCCATGCTAGTATCAGGCCTGGTGGAAAAAGAAAGGAGAACCATTGCATTAACAAAGCCAACACTGGGATTAGCACGAAAAGGGGCAATATCTTCCTTTTCAGGTTACTGGTTGGTGCCTCAGTTGGCAATTGTAGGACTTTCAGAGGCATTTACAGTTGTTGGGCTAGTAGAATTTTTCTACAAACAATTCCCAGAAAATATGAGAAGCTTTGGGGGATCTTTCTTTGCTTGTGGCACCGCCATATCAAGTTACGTAAGTAGTTTCTTGATAACAGTTGTCCACAGAATTACAAGAAATTCAGCTGGAGAAAATTGGTTGTCAGAAGATCTGAACAAGGGAAGATTGGATAATTATTACTACTTCATTGCAGGTTTAGAATTATTAAATTTAGGATACTTTCTAGTGGTAGCCAAGTGGTACAGGTACAAGGAAACTGCTGACAACAATGGCCATGAAGTTGCAATGGAGAACTTGAAACTTAATAAGTCCGCTGTTTGA